In Nitrospinota bacterium, a single window of DNA contains:
- a CDS encoding tetratricopeptide repeat protein: protein MDLDHLPHDARELFEEGFEHHQAGDLEQAIECYRQSLEAAPSAEAHTFLGWAFSHQGELDTAIEECFKAIDADPAFGNPYNDIGAYYIQLKRYDEAIPWLERAMEAERYESYHFPHLNLGRVYLKKGMFFEAIRAFEKAIEIEPRYEMARMELAKLRAMMN from the coding sequence ATGGACCTGGACCATTTGCCCCATGATGCTCGTGAGTTGTTTGAAGAGGGGTTTGAACATCACCAGGCGGGTGACCTCGAGCAAGCCATCGAGTGCTACCGTCAGTCCCTGGAGGCCGCTCCGTCGGCCGAAGCTCACACCTTCCTCGGATGGGCTTTCAGCCACCAGGGAGAATTGGATACCGCCATAGAAGAGTGCTTCAAGGCCATCGATGCGGACCCCGCCTTCGGAAACCCGTACAACGACATCGGCGCCTATTACATACAGCTCAAGCGCTATGATGAGGCCATTCCCTGGCTTGAGCGGGCCATGGAGGCCGAACGCTACGAGAGCTATCACTTCCCCCACCTCAATCTGGGGCGGGTGTATCTCAAGAAGGGTATGTTTTTCGAAGCCATTAGGGCGTTCGAGAAAGCCATCGAGATCGAACCACGCTACGAGATGGCCCGCATGGAGCTGGCCAAGCTCCGCGCCATGATGAACTGA
- a CDS encoding multicopper oxidase domain-containing protein, with amino-acid sequence MRISVSTLKGALVAGVVASALALVSPSAAQAQQHEGTHMHGAAPQGTIKSGAKPHHEMPHGHMQHGERPHGGMKHGEMMHGMGQQAEMKHGAMGHGGMAMHQATGWENPDIPPSPPPPLMGRQMGRVVAPGVPPLGYEMDGDVKVFRIVAQPVKIFLNDGRSKDDSIETIVNAVNRYTGVMMHHPVSQPVRAWGYNGTSPGPTIEVTEGDRIRIILTNELPEPTSIHWHSIELPNSQDGAGGDTEPPTMPGETRVYEFTLYQSGTFMYHTGFNVMKQDSLGLGGILVVHPKRPKHKVDKDFTIMLQAWALLPGNPNPNLVTMDFNWFTFNGRSAPDIPVLTVKQGERVRIRIANLSMDSHPIHIHGYTWKVVGTEGGPIPEGAQWPGTTVNVAPGTTRDVEFVAWNPGVWRFHCHKLHHLVNAHADVPMGVMPHGGMFTLIHVIPKDPASAWKHPKQKG; translated from the coding sequence ATGAGGATATCTGTCTCAACCCTCAAAGGCGCACTGGTCGCCGGAGTGGTAGCATCGGCCCTCGCCTTGGTCTCCCCATCAGCGGCGCAGGCCCAGCAGCACGAAGGGACGCACATGCACGGTGCAGCCCCTCAAGGGACGATAAAATCCGGCGCCAAGCCTCACCATGAGATGCCGCACGGTCACATGCAGCATGGGGAGCGGCCCCATGGCGGAATGAAGCATGGCGAGATGATGCACGGCATGGGGCAGCAGGCCGAGATGAAACACGGCGCGATGGGCCATGGGGGAATGGCCATGCACCAAGCCACTGGGTGGGAGAATCCCGATATCCCCCCCTCGCCGCCGCCGCCGCTAATGGGCCGGCAGATGGGGCGGGTCGTCGCTCCCGGAGTACCCCCGCTTGGATACGAAATGGACGGTGACGTCAAGGTCTTCCGCATCGTCGCCCAGCCCGTGAAGATCTTCCTCAACGACGGTCGCTCGAAAGATGATTCCATCGAAACCATCGTCAATGCAGTAAACCGCTATACGGGCGTGATGATGCACCACCCGGTCTCCCAGCCGGTCCGGGCCTGGGGTTACAACGGCACCTCTCCGGGGCCGACCATCGAGGTGACCGAGGGAGACCGGATCCGCATCATCTTGACGAACGAGCTTCCAGAGCCGACATCCATTCATTGGCACAGCATTGAGCTGCCCAACTCCCAAGACGGCGCCGGCGGCGACACCGAGCCGCCCACCATGCCCGGCGAGACCCGCGTCTACGAGTTCACCCTCTATCAGTCGGGGACCTTCATGTATCACACGGGCTTCAACGTGATGAAGCAAGATTCCCTTGGGCTTGGTGGGATTCTCGTCGTCCACCCGAAGAGGCCGAAGCACAAAGTAGATAAGGATTTCACCATCATGCTACAGGCGTGGGCGCTCCTGCCAGGTAACCCAAACCCTAACCTCGTAACCATGGACTTCAATTGGTTCACTTTTAACGGTAGGTCTGCGCCCGACATCCCAGTGCTGACCGTCAAGCAGGGCGAGCGGGTACGCATCCGCATCGCTAACCTGAGCATGGACAGCCACCCCATCCACATCCACGGCTACACGTGGAAAGTGGTTGGTACCGAGGGAGGGCCCATTCCCGAGGGTGCCCAATGGCCCGGCACCACCGTCAACGTGGCGCCCGGGACGACCCGCGATGTGGAGTTCGTCGCATGGAACCCGGGGGTGTGGCGCTTCCATTGCCACAAGCTCCACCACCTAGTAAACGCCCACGCAGATGTGCCCATGGGTGTGATGCCCCACGGAGGGATGTTTACCCTCATCCACGTAATCCCCAAGGACCCGGCTTCCGCCTGGAAGCATCCGAAGCAGAAGGGATAG
- a CDS encoding TolC family protein yields the protein MRTKQVGMGLAIAIAFLLAGCAGVQTDKEWGRVETFVKERAGAKARWEQTKEDGQATHAEVNAMLADGLTRKEAVQIAILNNRTLQAAFEELGVAKADLVQAGFFTNPRIDGLVRFPTKGGGTNVEAGGLVNLADLWQIPLRKRLAKTRLEAATLRVTDEVLNTVAEAKGFYDDILALAAARDETARVLKALEDLRDRIAQRKEHGYTSDFDVAFARAAVFDQKAALVRVEGELRVASTRLSRVLGLTPEQAGYTLTGSLPDDIGGPIPDTETLVTHALAQRPDVQLAELEISISERAMALEQARVFTDIEAGAAFEREAEGGELVGPALGLQLPVFDQNQAQIAKAAYRVRQAQKQRQALVGMVYEEVAAAAERLAVARQDAMIIRDQVLPAYQDAIDYAEKYSGAMQLNMLFLLEARKEQVASSRRYIDALREARAAEVDLERALGGVMPKGAMQSSMKHGHAAMPHVVVSAKGRAAAGKAIYQRLCASCHGASGKGDGPVGRSLTPKPIDFTVHSRHHNDEYFFKAIQEGGPAVGKSPVMPAWGGQLKDEEIWDVISYIRALVKGEGEAGGDMPAHHPHHGGGH from the coding sequence ATGAGAACGAAACAGGTTGGAATGGGGCTAGCTATAGCTATCGCCTTCTTGCTCGCGGGCTGCGCAGGCGTCCAGACGGACAAGGAGTGGGGGCGGGTCGAGACCTTCGTGAAGGAGAGGGCCGGTGCCAAGGCGCGGTGGGAGCAGACGAAGGAAGACGGCCAGGCCACGCATGCCGAGGTCAATGCCATGCTGGCCGATGGGCTCACCCGCAAGGAGGCGGTGCAGATCGCAATTTTGAATAACCGAACCCTGCAAGCGGCCTTCGAGGAGCTGGGCGTGGCGAAGGCCGACCTCGTCCAGGCCGGCTTCTTCACCAACCCAAGAATCGACGGGCTGGTCCGTTTCCCGACCAAGGGCGGCGGGACCAATGTCGAGGCAGGGGGGCTCGTCAACCTCGCAGACCTCTGGCAGATTCCCCTTCGCAAGCGACTCGCCAAGACCCGCCTGGAGGCCGCGACACTCAGGGTGACGGACGAAGTTTTGAATACGGTGGCCGAGGCCAAGGGGTTCTACGACGACATTCTTGCCCTGGCCGCCGCTCGGGACGAGACGGCGCGGGTTCTCAAAGCCTTGGAAGATCTGCGCGACCGGATTGCCCAACGGAAGGAGCATGGCTACACGAGTGACTTCGACGTCGCTTTCGCCCGTGCGGCCGTCTTCGACCAGAAGGCGGCCCTGGTGCGGGTCGAGGGGGAGTTGCGGGTGGCCAGCACCCGCCTCAGCCGCGTGCTGGGGCTCACCCCGGAGCAGGCCGGGTACACCTTGACCGGTTCGTTGCCGGACGACATAGGGGGTCCTATCCCAGATACCGAAACCCTGGTGACTCATGCTCTGGCCCAGCGGCCCGACGTCCAGCTGGCGGAGCTGGAGATTTCCATCTCCGAGCGGGCCATGGCCCTGGAGCAGGCCCGCGTCTTCACCGATATCGAGGCGGGGGCGGCGTTCGAGCGCGAGGCCGAGGGGGGCGAGCTCGTGGGTCCAGCCTTGGGCCTCCAGTTGCCTGTCTTCGATCAAAACCAGGCCCAGATCGCCAAGGCCGCCTATAGGGTCCGGCAGGCCCAGAAGCAGCGGCAAGCCCTCGTAGGGATGGTCTACGAGGAGGTGGCCGCCGCCGCCGAGCGCCTCGCCGTGGCCCGCCAAGATGCCATGATCATACGAGACCAGGTTCTGCCGGCCTACCAGGATGCCATCGACTACGCGGAGAAATACTCCGGCGCAATGCAGCTCAACATGCTGTTCCTCCTGGAGGCTCGAAAGGAACAGGTCGCCAGCAGCCGCCGATACATCGACGCCCTTCGAGAAGCGCGGGCGGCGGAGGTTGACCTGGAGCGGGCCCTGGGCGGAGTCATGCCGAAAGGTGCGATGCAAAGTTCGATGAAGCACGGCCATGCGGCTATGCCCCATGTAGTGGTGAGCGCCAAAGGGAGAGCAGCGGCGGGAAAGGCGATTTACCAGCGCCTCTGCGCCTCCTGTCACGGGGCTTCAGGCAAGGGCGACGGCCCAGTCGGTCGTTCCTTGACCCCAAAGCCTATCGATTTCACAGTCCATTCACGACACCACAATGATGAGTACTTTTTCAAGGCTATCCAGGAGGGGGGCCCCGCCGTGGGGAAGTCCCCCGTCATGCCTGCGTGGGGTGGCCAGCTAAAAGACGAGGAAATCTGGGACGTTATCAGCTACATTCGGGCTCTCGTAAAGGGCGAGGGGGAAGCTGGGGGGGATATGCCGGCACACCACCCTCATCACGGGGGCGGTCATTAA